The following DNA comes from Agromyces mangrovi.
GACGTGCACGCCGACCCCGAGCGGGCGCTCGCCACCATCGTGCGGCGGTACAAGGCGGTCGAGGCCGGGTGCGACGCCGTCGTCATCGTCGGCTCCGACTACACCGACGTCGGCAGCCCCACCGAATTGAGCTACAACGCCCGCATCGCCGCGAACCTGGGCGCCCCGATGCTGCTCGCCGTCGGCGGGCGCATCCCGCAGGACACCGACGACGGCGACCGCCTCGGCTACGTCGACGCGCGCACGCCCGCCGAGGTCGCCCAGCTCACCGAGCTCGCGCTCGAGGAGCTGCACGACGAGCACGCGACGCTGCTCGGCATCATCGTGAACCGCGCCGACGAGGAACGGCTCGACGAGGTCGTCGCCGCGGTGCGCGAGGTCGTCGGCGAGGTCGCCGACCCGGCCGTGTGGGCGATCCCGGAGGACCAGTACCTCGTCGCCCCGACCATGGGCTCGATCATGACCGCGGTCGACGGTGCGCTGTACGCGGGCGACCCGCAGCTGCTGAACCGCGAGGCCCTCGGCGTCGTGGTCGCCGCGATGAGCCTCGTGAACGTGCTGCCGCGGCTGATCGAGGGCTCGGTCGTGGTCATCCCCGCCGACCGCGCCGACGTGCTGCTCGGCGTGCTCACCGCGCACTCGTCGGCGACGTTCCCGTCGATCTCGGGGGTCGTCCTCAACGGCGGGTTCGAGCTCCCCGAGCAGATCGAGCGCCTGGTCGAGGGCCTGCACACCGACCTGCCGATCATCCGCACCGACCTCGGCAGCTACGACACGGCCGTGCGCATCACCCATACCCGCGGCCGCCTCGCCGCCGAGTCGCAACGCAAGCGCGACACCGCACTGCGCCTGTTCGAGCACCACGTCGACACGGCCGAGCTGCTCGACCGCCTCGACGTGAGCCACGCCGACGTCGTCACCCCGCTCATGTTCGAGTACGGGCTGCTCGAGCGCGCCCGCCAGGCCGACAAGCACATCGTGCTCCCCGAGGGCGACGACGACCGCATCCTCCGGGCCGCGGCCACGCTGCTCGCGCGCGGGGTCGCGCGCCTGACCATCCTCGGCGAGTCGATCGAGGTGCGCTCGCGCGCACTCAGCCTGGGCCTCGACATCTCCGGCGCCGAGGTCGTGAGCTCCCATGACGCGGTCCTGGGCATGAAGTTCGCCGAGGAGTACCACCGGCTGCGCCAGCACAAGGGCATCTCGCTCGAGCAGGCGCGCGAGACCGTCACCGACGTCTCGTACTTCGGCACGATGATGGTGCACCTCGGGCTCGCCGACGGCATGGTCTCGGGCGCAGCCCACACGACGGCGCACACCATCCGCCCGTCGTTCGAGATCGTGAAGACGAAGCCCGGCGTCTCGGTCGTGTCGAGCGTGTTCCTCATGGCGCTCGCCGACCGCGTTCTGGTCTACGGCGACTGCGCCGTGAACCCCGACCCGACCGCCGAGCAGCTCGCCGACATCGCGATCTCGTCGTCGCAGACCGCCGCGCAGTTCGGCGTCGACCCGCGCGTGGCGATGCTGTCGTACTCGACGGGCACGTCGGGCGCCGGCGCCGACGTCGACAAGGTGCGCACGGCGACCGAGCTGGTGCGCGAGCGCATGCCGCACCTGCTGGTCGAGGGGCCGATCCAGTACGACGCGGCGGTCGACGCGGCCGTCGCGGCGAGCAAGCTGCCCGACTCCGCCGTGGCGGGGCGCGCGACGGTGTTCATCTTCCCCGACCTCAACACCGGCAACAACACGTACAAGGCCGTGCAGCGCTCGGCCGGCGCCGTTGCGATCGGCCCTGTGCTGCAGGGCCTCAACAAGCCCGTCAACGACCTCTCGAGGGGGCGCTCGTGCAGGACATCGTGAACACCGTGGCCATCACCGCCATTCAGGCGGCCGAAGCGGATGCCCCGGTGGCGTCGTGACCCCGATCCTCGTCGTCAACTCCGGCTCGTCGTCGTTCAAGTACCAGCTGATCGACGTCGAGGAGTCGCGCACGCTCGCGTCGGGGCTCGTCGAACGCATCGGTGCCGAGACCGGCGGGCGTGCGAAGCACACCGTGCACCCGGCATCCGGCGACCCCTCGACCACCGAGCTCGAGCGCGAGATCGCCGACCACACCGCCGGGTTCCAGGTCATGCTCGACGCGTTCGCCGCGCACGGCCCGGCGCTCGCCGACCACGCGCCGATCGCGGTCGGCCACCGCGTCGTGCAGGGCGGCGCGCGCTTCTTCGAGCCGACCGTCATCACCGACCTCGTGCGCATCAACATCGACGAGCTCTCGGCGCTCGCACCGCTGCACAACCCGGCGAACCTCGCCGGCATCGTCGCCGCGCAGCGCGCGTTCGCCGACGTGCCGCACGTGGCCGTGTTCGACACCGCGTTCCACCAGACGCTGCCGCCCGCCGCCTACACCTACGCGATCGACGCCGAGGTCGCCGAGAAGCACCGCGTGCGCCGCTACGGCTTCCACGGCACCTCGCACCGGTTCGTGTCGCGCGCCGCCGCGGAGTTCCTCGGACGACCGGTGGGCGAGCTCAAGCAGATCGTGCTGCACCTCGGCAACGGGGCATCCGCCTGTGCCGTCGACGGCGGCCGCTCGGTCGAGACGAGCATGGGCATGACCCCGCTCGAGGGGCTCGTCATGGGCACCCGCTCGGGCGACATCGACCCGGCCGTGCTGCTGCACCTCTCGCGCCGGGCGGGCATGTCGATCGACGAGCTCGACACGCTGCTCAACTCGCGCAGCGGCATCCTCGGGCTGTCGGGGCACGGCGACATGCGCGACCTGCACGCCGCGATCGACGCCGGCGACGAGCGGGCGCAGGTGGCGTTCGACGTGTGGGCGCACCGGATCCGCGGGTACGTGGGGGCGTACGCGGCCCAGCTCGGGCGGGTCGACGCGATCGTGTTCACCGCCGGCGTGGGGGAGAACGACGACCGGGCACGTGCCGCGGTGCTCGCCGGGCTCGAGGGGTTCGGCGTCGTGCTCGATGCGGCCCGCAATGCCGAGCGGGTGCCGGGCGCGCGGCGCATCTCGGCCGACGATTCGCGCGTCGAGGTGCTCGTCGTGCCCACGAACGAGGAGCTCGAGATCGCCCGGCAGGCGCACGAGGTGGTCGCGGGCTGAGCACGGCGAGCGGATGCCCCTGGGCGACCGCCCCGTACCGATAGCGTGTCCGGTGTGGAGCGCAGCCTTCGAGATCGCATGCGACGTCGTCGGCGCGCCGACGAGTCGACGAGCCAGCTGCCGTTCTGGGTGGGCCCCGCGATCGCGCTCGTACTCGTGCTGATCGTGCAGGCGCTCGTGGTGAAGCTCTACGCGGTGCCGAGCGGGTCGATGCAGGAGACGCTCGACGTCGGCGACCGCATCCTCGTCGAGCGCATCGTGCCGACGCCGCACGAGCGCGGTGACGTCATCGTCTTCGAGGCGACGCCCGAGTGGGGCAGCCTCGGGCCCGTGACCGACGTGTTCGACGGTGCGCTGCGCGTGATCGGCACCGTCACCGGACTCGGGCCGGGCGCGCCGTACTCGCTCGTCAAGCGCGTCATCGGGATGCCGGGGGAGGAGGTCGCGTGCTGCGATGCCGAGGGCCGTGTGACGGTCGACGGCGAGCCCCTCGACGAGCCGTACCTCTTCGAGGACCCGCCCTTCGAGGCGGGCTCCCTCGACTGCACGACCCAGCCGATCTCGACCCGCTGCTTCGGGCCGATCGCCGTGCCCGAGGGGAGTTCCTGGTGCTCGGCGACCACCGCGGGTCGTCGGCCGACTCGGTCATCGCGTGCCGCGGCGCCCCCGAGGCCACCGCCTGCGCGAGGTTCGTGCCCGAGGAGAACGTGGTCGGTCTCGCGTTCGCCCGCGTCTGGCCGCTGACCCGCATCGGCCCGATCGACTGACCCGTCTCGTGTCCGAGTCCGCCCCTCCGCGCCCCGCGCGCCCTCCATTTCCGTCTGAGGGCGATTCCTTGAGCTGAGGGCGAAAGCTTCGGCCCTCAGCCAAGGAATCGCCCTCAAGCGCCGATCGTGTGCCGGCCGTGCGGCGGCGGCGCGAGTTTCGGCGCGCTCAGCGTCGCCTGCGCAGGCGACCGAGGCCCACGAGCACGCCCAGGACCAGGCCGGCCGCGGCGATCGCCAGCGCGATGCAGGCGAACACGAGGTAGCGGATCTCGGTCGCCTGCCCCTCCCAGCCCCGGCTGTCCGACCATGCGAGGCTGACGCGCACCCACACCGCCGCGACTACGAGCCCGAGCAGCGCCACTCCCGCCCCGAGCAGCCAGCGCATCAACGTCCGCATCGCGGCCCGCCTCCCTCCAGCCTGCGAATCAGAGTCGCGCATGGATGATCTCGGCGATGCCGTCGGGGTAGAACGGGTGGGGTGTCTCACGGATCGGCACCCAGCGGACCGGGCTGCCCTCATCGAGCACGTGCAGGCGGGCGTCGAGGGGGATCCGGTCGATCTCGTCGGACTCGACCGCGTAGACGTGGGCGATCTCGTGGCCAGGTCGTCCCTCGTACGTGAAGATGTTCTGCACGACGTCGAGCAGCTCGACCCGGCCCAGTTCGACGCCGAGCTCCTCGACGAACTCGCGGCGCAGTGCCTGCTCGGCGGTCTCTCCGAACTCGATGCCGCCGCCGAGCGCGCGGTGGAACGACGCATCCTTTACGCGATCCCTCCCGTCGAGCACCAGGACGTGCCCGTCGCGAACGGGGAGCCCCACGGCTATGTTCCGGATCGTCGGCATGGGAGCGATGCTAGTGCGGACGAGCACCCCGGTCCGCCGGCGCACGGAACCTGCCTGAGGGCCGTTTCTTGTCTGAGGGCGAGAGCTTCAGCCCTCAGCCCGAGGAACGGCCCTCAGACAAGAAACGGCCCTCAGGCGTGATTCGGCGCAGGCTCAGGCGGGCGCGGAGAGCCGTGCCGCGCGCGCCTCGAGGTACGCGTCGAGCGCCTCGCGGCTCGTGCGCCGCGGCACGTAGCCGAAGCGCGCCTTGAGGGCGTCGTTCGCGAGCACCGGGCGGTAGCGCAGGAAGTCGAGCTGCTCGGGGCCGTGCACGGTCAGCTTCAGCGCGTGCCCGACGCGAAGGCCGAGCGACAGCACCCACGCGGGCAGCCGCAGCGTGCGCTTGCCCATGGCTGCCGCGATCTCGCTCACCGTGACGACGCCGTCGCCCGCCACGTTGTACGCGCCCGCCGGCCCTCCGCCGGCGACCGCGTGCACCATCGCGCCCACGACGTCGTCGACCCAGGCGAATACGAACGGGCTCGCCGCGCCGCGGATCTCGAGCGGCCGGTCGGCCTCCCAGAGCGCAGTGATCTGGTTGCCGACGGTCGGCCCGAGGATCGTGCCGATGCGGAAGATCACCTGCTCGAGCTCGGGGTGGGAGGCCCGCGCCTCGGCGAGCAACTCCTCGACCAGGCGCTTGTGCCGCGAGTACGGGAAGGTGTCGTTGCCGCGCAGCGGGTCGGTCTCGCGCAGCGGCATCGGGTTGTCGGCGTAGTAGCCGTAGGCAGCACCGCTCGACGAGACGACGACCCGCCGAACGCCCGCCTCGAGGCACGCGTCCAGCACGTGACGCGACCCCTCGACGTCGACCGCGTACTCCTGCTCCACCGTCGTCGCGGCCCCCGGGTTCACGATCGACGCGAGGTGCACCACCGTGTCGATGCGGTGCTCGCGGAACTGCGGCGCGAGCGACCCGGGCGACGTCACGTCGCCGTGCACGACCACGGCGCCCGGCACCGGCGCGCGCGGCGGCCGCAGGTCGCCCGAGACCACGACCTCGACGTCGGGGTGCGCGGCGAGCGCCGCCACCACGTTCGACCCGAGGAATCCGCTGCCACCGGTCACGTAGACCCGGCGACCACCAGACACGGCGGCGCTCACGCGGTCACGCCCGACGAGGCATCCGCCGCCTGCTTCTTCTTCGTGTGCCGCGCCCAGAGGCTCGCGACGACGAGGCCGGCGACGATGTCCCAGATGCCCCACCAGCCGGCGACGATCGCCATGCCGCCGAGGCCGCCGAAGAACGTGAAGACGAGGCCGAGGCCGAGGCCGGCGTTGCGGATGCCGACCTCGAACGTGATGGCCTTGCGCTCGCGCACCGCCAGGCCGCCGACGCGGGCGCTCGCGTAGCCGATCGCCAGAGCGATCGCGTCGTGCAGCGTGACGGCGAGCAGCACCACGCCGATCCACGCGATGAAGTACTCGAAGTTGCCGACGAGCGCGGCGACGATGAAGCCGAGCAGGCCCAGCAGGCTCACCCAGCGCATGGTCGGCTGCACCTTCGCGGCGAACCGCGGCCACACCGTGCGGATCGTGAGCCCGAGCGCGAACGGCAGGCCGATCACGAGCAGGATCTCGAGCATCATCTGCCAGCCGTTCAGGCTGACGGCGCGCATGAGCTCCGAGCCGGTCGGGTGCAGGTTGCCCCAGAACGACAGGCTGAGCGGCAGCAGGAAGATGTAGAGCACGTTCGCGACTGCGGTCATCGAGACGCTGAGCGCCACGTTGCCGCCCGAGCGGTACGTGAGCACCTGCGACACGTTGCCCGGCGGGCAGCACGCGACCAGGATCATGCCGAGCGCGATCGAGCCCTGCACGTTCAGCAGCAGCGTGAGGCCGAAGGTGATCGCAGGCAGCAGCACGATCTGCGCGATGAGCGCCACGATCATCGGCTTCGGCGCCTTCGCGACGGCGCGGAAGTCGTCGATCGACGTGTCGAGTGCGATGCCGAACATGATCAGCCCGAGCACCACGCTGAGCGCCACGAGCGAGCCGGGCGCGAAGTTCAGCATCACCTCGTCGATGTTCATGCGCGTGCTCCGGCCTTGGCGGCGGCCCGGGCAGGGGCGGTGACGGATGCCGCTGAGCCGGTCGTCCCACCCGCCGCATCCGCAACCACCGAAGGCGCCTCCCCGAACGCCGCGAGCGAGCGGCGCACCACGCGCCGGTACGCGTCCTTGTTCACGTAGTACGACATGCGCTCGAGCGCCAGGTAGTGGTACCCGCCGGTGAGGTCGGGCCACTGCCCCGAGGCATCCGCTCGCAGCTTCGCGGCCTTGAGCGGGTCGCGCGCATCGGCTGCGAAGTACGCGGCGACGAGCTCGGCCTGCTCGGCCCGGCCCTGCCAGCCGATGCCGGATGCCTCGATCATGCCGAGCACCGCGAGCCCGTTGAAGCTCGGCGGGAAGATGTTGAGGTAGAGCTTCGGCGAGAAGCCCTCCCAGTTCAGGTCGGCGCGGTCGACGAATGGGTAGTCCAGCGTGTAGCCGGTGGCGAGCATGATCAAGTCGTAGTCGCCGTGGGTGCCGTCGCGGAAGTGCACGCGCTCGCCGTCGAAGCGCTCGATGTCGGCGCGGATCGACAGGTCGCCCTGTCCGAGGTGGTTCAGGATCAGCGTGTTCACGATCGGGTGCGACTCGTACAGCTTGTAGTCGGGCTTCGGGAAGCCGTAGCGGGTCGGGTCGCCCGTGAAGGCGCGCAGCACGGGGGTGTCGACGGCCTGCTTGATGCGGGCGGGCAGCGGGCGCCCCTGGTTGAGCGTGTCGCTGGGCTTGCCGAACAGGTAGCGGGGCACGAAGTAGTAGCCGCGGCGCACCGACATGTCGACGGATGCCGCGCGGTGCACGGCGTCGACCGCGATGTCGCAGCCCGAGTTGCCGGCGCCGATGATGAGCACGCGCTTGCCCTCGAAGAGCTCCGGATGCTTGTAGGCGCTCGTGTGCAGGATCTCACCGGTGAACTCGCCGGGGAACGTGGGCACGTTCGGGTGGGCCAGCGTGCCGTTGGCGATCACGACGCCCGTGTACTCGTCGGTCGTCTCGCCGTCGGGGCCGGTCGCGTGCACGAGCCAGCCGCCGTCGGGCGTGCGCTCGACGCGGTCGACCCGCGTGTCGAAGCGGATCAGCTCGCGCAGGCCGAAGTGTTCGGCGTAGTCGTCGAAGTAGCGGCGCAGCTCGCGGTGGCTCGGGTAGTCGGCCGTCGAGCGCATCGGGAACTCGGCGAACTCGGTGGTCGTGCGGCTCGAGATGAGGTGCGCCGACTCGTACATCGTGCTGCGGGGGTTGTCGATGTTCCAGAGCCCGCCGACGTCGGAGGACGACTCGTAGCCGACGACGTCGAGGCCCCGGCGCTGCATGGCGCGGAGGCCCGCGAGGCCCGACGGGCCTGCGCCGATCACGGCGTAGCGGGGAGTGGTGGTGGGCATGGGGTGGTGCTCCTTCGTACCCGCGACGCCGTTGGGGGTACGCGGCGCCGCGCCCGCACAGCATACGCGAGCGCCGCTCGGGATTCGAACCGCCGTTCGAGGCTGGGGAGGGGGTGCGCGGGCGGTTCGGAACCCGGCCCTCGTGTCGTGGGCGCCGACTAGTCTGGTCGCGTGGTCACCGCCCTCTATCGCCGCTACCGGCCCGAGACGTTCGCCGAGATGATCGGCCAGTCGCAGGTGACGGAGCCGCTCATGACCGCGCTCCGCACCGACCGGGTGAACCACGCCTACCTCTTCTCCGGCCCGCGCGGGTGCGGCAAGACGACGTCGGCGCGCATCCTCGCCCGCTGCCTGAACTGCGCCGAGGGCCCCACCGACACCCCGTGCGGCACGTGCCCGAGCTGCGTCGAGCTCTCGCGCTCGGGCGGCGGCTCGCTCGACGTGGTCGAGATCGACGCTGCCAGCCACAACGGCGTCGACGACGCCCGCGACCTGCGCGAGCGCGCGGTGTTCGCGCCGGCGCGCGACCGGTACAAGATCTTCATCCTCGACGAGGCGCACATGGTGACGCCGCAGGGCTTCAACGCGCTGCTGAAGCTCGTCGAGGAGCCGCCCGAGCACGTGAAGTTCATCTTCGCGACGACCGAGCCCGAGAAGGTGCTCGGAACGATCCGCTCGCGCACGCACCACTATCCGTTCCGCCTCGTGCCGCCGGGCCCCATGCTCGAGTACGTGCAGCAGCTCGCCGACAGCGAGTCGGTGCAGGTCGACGCCGGCGTGCTGCCGCTCGTGGTGCGCGCGGGCGGCGGCTCTCCGCGAGACACGCTCTCGCTGCTCGACCAGCTCATCGCCGGCTCCGAGGGCGACCGGGTCGACTACGAGCGCGCCGTCGCGCTGCTCGGCTTCACGCACGGCGCCCTGCTCGACGAGGTCGTCGACGCCATCGCCGCTCGTGACGCCGCCGCCGCGTTCGCCGCCGTCGACCGGGTGATCCAGACCGGGCAGGATCCGCGCCGCTTCGTGGAGGACCTGCTCGAGCGCCTCCGCGACCTCGTCGTCGTCGCCGCGTCGACCCCCGAGGGCGCGGCCGCGGTGCTCCGCGGCATCCCCGAGGACGAGATCGCCCAGATGGGCCGCCAGGCAGCGACGTTCGGCCAGGCCGAGCTCTCGCGCACGGCCGACATCGTGAACGCCGCGCTCACCGAGATGACCGGGGCGACCTCGCCGCGCCTGCACCTCGAGCTCATGCTCGCCCGCGCCCTGGTGCCCTCGAGCGACGACAGCTCCCGGGGAGCCCTCGCCCGCGTGGAACGGCTCGAGCGGCGGGTGGGGGTGACGGATGCCTCCGGCGACCAAGCCGCACCGCACGCCGCCGCCGACGCGCCGGCGCCCGCGCCGCGCCCCGCGCGCGCCGAGGCGCCGTCGCATCCCGCGCCCGCGCCCGCGCCCGCGCCCGCCGAGCCCGCCTCGTCGCCGGCTCCGGCGCGTCCGGCCGCATCCGCGGCTGCCGAGCCTGCTGCGCCCGCTCCCGCAGAGCCGGCACCGACCCCGCCCCCGGCCCCCGCGCCGAAGCCGACCGGGCCGGTGACGCTCCAGCAGATTCGCGACGAGTGGCCGCAGGTGCTCTCGGCCGTGCAGGCCGTGCGCCGCAGCGCCTGGATGGTGCTGTTCACCGCGCAGGTGCGCGAGTTCCGCGACGGTCGGGTGCTCGTGCTCGGGTTCCCGAGCCAGAGCGACGTCGAGCAGCTCAAGCAGCCCTCCGCGCCCGGCCAGGGCGTGGGCGACCTGCTCAAGCGCGCCGTGCACGATCGCCTCGGCGTCGAGGTCGCCCTCATCGCCCGAGTCGACGGTGCCGACGAGCCGCGAGCCGCGGCGCCTGCCGCCGAGCCCGCCCCGGCGCGGGTCGCGGAAGCGCGAACGGCCACGAGCACTCGCGCCGAGCGACCTGCTCCCAAGTCCGCACCGCCGAGCGCCCCGGCGAAGTCTGCGCCGCCGAAGCCGCGCGACGCGCCCGTCACGGCCGCGCCGGTCGACTCGTGGGACGTCGTGTCGATCCCATCCGACGACGACGCCCCGCCTCCCGACGACGAGGAACCGGCGCTTCCGCCCGACGATGCCGCGCCCGAACCGGCCCCGGCACCCGAACCGTCTCCCGCTCAGGACGCCGCTCCTGCGCCGGACCCGGCACCCGCGCCCACGCCCGCGGCGCCCACGCGGCGCCCCGAGGCATCCGCCCCCGCCACCCGCGGCGGAGCGCAGCGCTACGGGGAGGCCGTCGTACGCGAGGTGCTCGGCGCCACCTTCATCGAGGAGCAGCAGCTGGGCGAGCCGCGCTCCGGCACGGTCGGGGGAGCTGAGGATGTACGAGGGCATCGTGCAGGACCTCATCGACGAGCTCGGCCGCCTGCCCGGCATCGGGCCGAAGTCGGCGCAGCGCATCGCGTTCCACATCGTGCAGACCGAGAGCTTCGACGTGTCGCGGCTCGCCGAGATCCTCACCGAGGTGCGCGACAAGGTGCGCTTCTGCGAGATCTGCGGCAACGTCGCCGAGCAGTCGACGTGCGCCATCTGCCGCGACCCGCGCCGCGACCCGGCCGTCATCTGCGTGGTCGAGGAGGCGAAGGACGTCGTCGCCATCGAGCGCACCCGCGAGTTCCGCGGCCGGTACCACGTGCTCGGCGGCGCGATCAGCCCGATCGACGGCATCGGCCCCGAGGAGCTCCGCATCCGCCAGCTCATGGAGCGGCTCGCCGACGGCGTCGTGCAGGAGGTCATCATCGCGACCGACCCGAACCTCGAGGGCGAGGCGACGGCGACCTACCTCAGCCGC
Coding sequences within:
- a CDS encoding acetate/propionate family kinase, producing MTPILVVNSGSSSFKYQLIDVEESRTLASGLVERIGAETGGRAKHTVHPASGDPSTTELEREIADHTAGFQVMLDAFAAHGPALADHAPIAVGHRVVQGGARFFEPTVITDLVRINIDELSALAPLHNPANLAGIVAAQRAFADVPHVAVFDTAFHQTLPPAAYTYAIDAEVAEKHRVRRYGFHGTSHRFVSRAAAEFLGRPVGELKQIVLHLGNGASACAVDGGRSVETSMGMTPLEGLVMGTRSGDIDPAVLLHLSRRAGMSIDELDTLLNSRSGILGLSGHGDMRDLHAAIDAGDERAQVAFDVWAHRIRGYVGAYAAQLGRVDAIVFTAGVGENDDRARAAVLAGLEGFGVVLDAARNAERVPGARRISADDSRVEVLVVPTNEELEIARQAHEVVAG
- the lepB gene encoding signal peptidase I, which gives rise to MRRRRRADESTSQLPFWVGPAIALVLVLIVQALVVKLYAVPSGSMQETLDVGDRILVERIVPTPHERGDVIVFEATPEWGSLGPVTDVFDGALRVIGTVTGLGPGAPYSLVKRVIGMPGEEVACCDAEGRVTVDGEPLDEPYLFEDPPFEAGSLDCTTQPISTRCFGPIAVPEGSSWCSATTAGRRPTRSSRAAAPPRPPPARGSCPRRTWSVSRSPASGR
- a CDS encoding NUDIX hydrolase; the encoded protein is MPTIRNIAVGLPVRDGHVLVLDGRDRVKDASFHRALGGGIEFGETAEQALRREFVEELGVELGRVELLDVVQNIFTYEGRPGHEIAHVYAVESDEIDRIPLDARLHVLDEGSPVRWVPIRETPHPFYPDGIAEIIHARL
- a CDS encoding NAD-dependent epimerase/dehydratase family protein, translating into MSAAVSGGRRVYVTGGSGFLGSNVVAALAAHPDVEVVVSGDLRPPRAPVPGAVVVHGDVTSPGSLAPQFREHRIDTVVHLASIVNPGAATTVEQEYAVDVEGSRHVLDACLEAGVRRVVVSSSGAAYGYYADNPMPLRETDPLRGNDTFPYSRHKRLVEELLAEARASHPELEQVIFRIGTILGPTVGNQITALWEADRPLEIRGAASPFVFAWVDDVVGAMVHAVAGGGPAGAYNVAGDGVVTVSEIAAAMGKRTLRLPAWVLSLGLRVGHALKLTVHGPEQLDFLRYRPVLANDALKARFGYVPRRTSREALDAYLEARAARLSAPA
- a CDS encoding bile acid:sodium symporter family protein, translating into MNIDEVMLNFAPGSLVALSVVLGLIMFGIALDTSIDDFRAVAKAPKPMIVALIAQIVLLPAITFGLTLLLNVQGSIALGMILVACCPPGNVSQVLTYRSGGNVALSVSMTAVANVLYIFLLPLSLSFWGNLHPTGSELMRAVSLNGWQMMLEILLVIGLPFALGLTIRTVWPRFAAKVQPTMRWVSLLGLLGFIVAALVGNFEYFIAWIGVVLLAVTLHDAIALAIGYASARVGGLAVRERKAITFEVGIRNAGLGLGLVFTFFGGLGGMAIVAGWWGIWDIVAGLVVASLWARHTKKKQAADASSGVTA
- a CDS encoding flavin-containing monooxygenase gives rise to the protein MPTTTPRYAVIGAGPSGLAGLRAMQRRGLDVVGYESSSDVGGLWNIDNPRSTMYESAHLISSRTTTEFAEFPMRSTADYPSHRELRRYFDDYAEHFGLRELIRFDTRVDRVERTPDGGWLVHATGPDGETTDEYTGVVIANGTLAHPNVPTFPGEFTGEILHTSAYKHPELFEGKRVLIIGAGNSGCDIAVDAVHRAASVDMSVRRGYYFVPRYLFGKPSDTLNQGRPLPARIKQAVDTPVLRAFTGDPTRYGFPKPDYKLYESHPIVNTLILNHLGQGDLSIRADIERFDGERVHFRDGTHGDYDLIMLATGYTLDYPFVDRADLNWEGFSPKLYLNIFPPSFNGLAVLGMIEASGIGWQGRAEQAELVAAYFAADARDPLKAAKLRADASGQWPDLTGGYHYLALERMSYYVNKDAYRRVVRRSLAAFGEAPSVVADAAGGTTGSAASVTAPARAAAKAGARA
- the recR gene encoding recombination mediator RecR, which encodes MYEGIVQDLIDELGRLPGIGPKSAQRIAFHIVQTESFDVSRLAEILTEVRDKVRFCEICGNVAEQSTCAICRDPRRDPAVICVVEEAKDVVAIERTREFRGRYHVLGGAISPIDGIGPEELRIRQLMERLADGVVQEVIIATDPNLEGEATATYLSRMLTTLGIRITRLASGLPVGGDLEYADEVTLGRAFEGRRVVS